The following are encoded together in the Terriglobia bacterium genome:
- the ndk gene encoding nucleoside-diphosphate kinase, with translation METLQRTFSIVKPDAVAKGATGDIIHMIQEKGFRIIGMKMLEISKHQAEGFYAVHASRPFFDSLTTFMSSGPIVVLALEKNNAIADLRKLMGATNPANAEAGTIRKKWADNIEHNAIHGSDADDTARFELSYFFAGYELTQ, from the coding sequence ATGGAAACTTTGCAACGCACTTTTTCAATCGTTAAACCGGACGCCGTGGCCAAAGGCGCCACCGGCGACATCATCCACATGATCCAGGAGAAGGGCTTCCGCATCATCGGCATGAAGATGCTGGAGATCAGCAAGCACCAGGCGGAAGGCTTTTACGCGGTGCACGCCAGCCGGCCCTTCTTTGATTCGCTCACCACGTTCATGTCCAGCGGGCCCATCGTGGTGCTGGCGTTGGAAAAGAACAACGCCATCGCCGACCTGCGCAAGCTGATGGGCGCCACCAACCCGGCCAACGCCGAAGCGGGCACCATCCGCAAGAAGTGGGCGGACAACATTGAGCACAACGCCATCCACGGCTCTGATGCCGACGACACCGCGCGATTTGAGCTGAGCTATTTCTTTGCCGGGTACGAACTGACGCAATAA